One part of the Eucalyptus grandis isolate ANBG69807.140 chromosome 10, ASM1654582v1, whole genome shotgun sequence genome encodes these proteins:
- the LOC104423910 gene encoding uncharacterized protein LOC104423910: MQQATRAAMGMSRLRRVLRQIDMKKHLFLFVVIPVGIYGLYLHGQKISYFFRPLWQPPPKPFHVIPHYHNENVSMETLCKLHGWGIREFPRRVYDAILFNNEVEMLTIRWKELYPYVTQFVLLESNSTFTGLLKRLIFKENRDKFKFVEPRLTYGMIGGRFKKGENPFVEDAYQRIALEQLLRRAGIEDDDLLIMSDLDEIPSAHTINLLRWCDDIPPKLHLQLKNYLYSFEFFVDNKSWRASVHRYQSRSTRYAHFRQSDDLLADSGWHCSFCFRRISEFIFKMKAYGHSDRVRFSHYLDPTRIQDIICKGADLFDMFPEEHTFKEIIAKLGNIPHSYSAVHLPAYLLNNAEKYKYLLPGNCKRESG; this comes from the coding sequence ATGCAGCAGGCAACTCGTGCAGCTATGGGTATGTCGAGACTTCGCCGTGTTCTTCGACAGATAGATATGAAGAAACACCTATTTCTGTTTGTTGTCATCCCAGTAGGAATTTACGGCCTGTACTTGCATGGACAGAAGATTTCCTATTTCTTTAGACCCCTATGGCAACCCCCTCCAAAGCCTTTTCATGTAATTCCGCATTATCATAATGAGAACGTGTCGATGGAAACTCTTTGCAAACTTCATGGATGGGGAATCCGTGAATTCCCGAGGCGGGTCTATGATGCGATTCTGTTCAACAATGAGGTTGAAATGCTGACAATTCGGTGGAAGGAATTGTATCCTTACGTGACACAGTTTGTACTCCTCGAGTCAAACTCAACATTTACTGGACTCCTCAAGAGGctgatttttaaggaaaatcgAGACAAGTTCAAGTTCGTTGAGCCTCGGCTGACTTATGGTATGATTGGAGGAAGGTTCAAGAAAGGAGAGAATCCATTTGTTGAAGACGCTTATCAGAGAATCGCTCTAGAGCAGCTTCTGAGGCGTGCTGGCATTGAGGATGATGACTTGTTGATTATGTCAGACTTGGACGAGATACCTAGTGCACACACGATCAATCTTCTCAGGTGGTGTGATGACATCCCACCTAAACTTCATTTGCAGCTGAAGAATTATTTGTACTCTTTTGAGTTCTTTGTAGATAACAAAAGCTGGAGAGCATCGGTCCACAGGTATCAATCTCGTAGTACGAGATATGCGCATTTTAGACAGAGCGACGACTTGTTGGCTGATTCAGGTTGGCATTGTAGCTTCTGCTTTCGCCGCATAAGTGAGTTCATATTCAAGATGAAAGCTTACGGCCACAGTGACCGGGTCCGATTTTCTCATTATTTAGACCCGACAAGGATTCAGGATATCATCTGCAAAGGGGCTGATCTATTTGACATGTTTCCTGAAGAACACACGTTTAAAGAGATAATCGCGAAGTTGGGGAACATCCCTCATTCTTACTCAGCTGTTCATCTTCCTGCCTATTTGTTAAACAATGCAGAGAAGTACAAATATTTGCTGCCAGGGAactgcaagagagagagtggctga